In Etheostoma cragini isolate CJK2018 chromosome 15, CSU_Ecrag_1.0, whole genome shotgun sequence, the DNA window cagcagcagcattttctacaataagagcaaaaacaaaagaatacacaagtaaacacaaaacaagcaaacagcagacagtgagCAGAAGGTATTGCTGAATGTGACATCAAATAAAGGTTTCGTAAAGTAGAATATTGCGGTGTGAGTGacgttaaattaaattaaattgaatatgtaactAAAATAGTTTAGCAAAAGTAGATAACcataaataatgttgaaaaagtaagttCTTGTAACTGaaagaatatatataaatacagatagtAAAGATATCTAGAGTGTGTGGAGTTAATGAaacacaggaacagaaactacaacattatcaggtggtgcaggtgttgtagagtctgacagtgGCCGGGATGAAtgacctgcggtacctctcTTTCTTACACCGGGGGGGTATCAGTCtactgctgaaggagctgctcagggaccccacagtgtcgtGCAGGGGGTGAgtggtgttgtccatgatggatgtcagctagCTAACATCCCTTTCTCCCCCACTTTCAAGGTttatccatgttgttttgagaatgtcatttctgtttcaagaaatgagccaaaccaatggagaaaatCTTTAATAAGAAATCACTCATGGCGCATGGAATTGTTATGATTTCACGACATGCAATCCACTGTGTGCAGTATGTATTCTACTTTGAGTTGACACGTTTGGGGCcatatgatgtttttatttttgataaatatgtattttatctaCATAATACATTTAACGTGGATtcatttgtgtgtaatttatCAGACTTACCAATTGCTATAATTTCTGTTGCTTATCAGTTAGGAACAATAGTAAAAGTACACTGCTAGCAAACACTTAAGACAATGAGACGTTGGAAGTTGGGATGCAAGGGGGGCTAATAAATGAGATCTGATGATTACATTTGATATTAAAGTTCTAATCCGTCATGAATAGGTGgtttaaattataaatttcatttcatgtttgttGAATAGGGACAGATGCTCTAAGGCATAGACATTTGTGCAACAAATTTCCGATGTACAGCATCACAGTATTTATAGCTACTGCTAATTTTCATATGGCCGTCCCTAGAAGGGCCTTTAGccataataaacaaaacaggagacattgccattaaaattaaaatagctGTTAGCAAACTGTGTGGgctaaaacaaacaagaagccAAAGTATCCTTTGCAATAATTTACCACATGCCAGTTAGTTGGCTAGATCACCCAGagtaaatagatagatagatagatagatagatagatagattttattAATCCTAAACTGGGAAGTATCTGAAATGTACAGGAAGCCAAAAAATCTTGGCTTTTATGGCCAAAAAGTAAatccgcgtgtgtgtgtgtgtgtgtgtgtgtgtgtgtgtgtgtgtgtgtgtgtgggtgagatCATGTTTAAGATTATAACTTGGTTACTGATTAATTCATGTCCTACTTCCTGAAGCAGATATGAATACATACAGCATTGAACAGAGAGCAACCTATTCACACTGCCATTCATTTACAGCTGGAAAATCCCATGTGGATTCCTTTGATACTCAGAAAAGAGAAtgataaagagagaaaatatacatgtataaatagtGGATTGAAATAATGTGTGTGGAgactattttcttttaattatccACAACGTTACAGTGAAAAGGACACAAACATGTTCATGTTAAATCTGTTCTGTTGAACATGGGAATGCCTGaatatgtgttatttttttttaccccaacAGAAGAAGTGTCACATTAAGAGTCAAGGTTTAGGGTTAGGACTTGAGttattatacatacataaaattaGGACTAAAAGTGAGGTAAAGGCTAGATAAAGTGAAAACCGATCTGGGATTAACACCTTACAGGGGACTATTGTTATTTCTGTGATTCAGAACTTGCTCCCCCACATCTGTGCAGTATTTGACACATTTACTCAATTTTATTGACATTATGTCCCATTATCCCCTTATTGTACGACATTGATTTGACGCCAACTCACACTGGACCAACATTCTCACATTTCCTCCCGATGTGGAATTTTGACATAACAAAGGCCGATTTGCACGGGATTAAATCCCGTTCTCTCCCCATTGTTTTACCCTAAACCTGTCtatcctgttcttcttttcctaaacccaagctactttaaaaatcaacaatttatCAGTAAAAGACAATCCATGTGGACTTCTGCTCGGCCTCCAAGTGAAACAGAGCGTCCTTCAGAAGACTTTTCTAGTGAAAGCATGCAGCTTTGCATATGATACACTGTGGAACTTTAGTGGCATATAATCATAACACTGCATGCAATCGAACTAAGGTGAAAACAAGACAACTTTGACTAATTGATGAATAATCAGCTCTGTTATACCCGAGTGATGCCTATCATCCTTTTTAGAAAATTATTAGAAAAGAAGGTAACCTGGTTTATGACCATAGAAATAATCAAAAGGCCTCATTTTGATGACAGTCAGGTTAAAGGCTGCCACTTTAGGTTTAGATTAAATCTGTGTTGAGGTAAAggtttatttaacccttgtgttgtctttccctccACATGAAAAATACACGTTTGTTGTCCCTATCTCTATATGTTGttgcttttcaaaaatgtttttttttttgtcccttttatcaacgttttgtcacttttttgtcattttagtaaGTTTTTGATGCTTACTTCTAGTGTTTTTTTGcctagtttttgtcactttttccagtattttttaagcttccccccccccaatgttttGTGCCTTGTTCGACATTTTTGACctcccatatttctgatgtaaaaaaaacaacacggaaacgtgtcaaatttgaccccaggacaacatgagggttaaaggtaTAGATTGTAGTCAATGTTGTGAGttaaggtttgtgtgtgtgtgtgtgtgtgtgtgtgtgtgtgtgtgtgtgtgtgtgtgtgtgtgtgtgtgtgtgtgtggggggaggggccAACCACAGCACCTGTAACTCAGCACCTAGGAGAACAGAGGAGTGGATGTGGACAGGAAACTCGAGAGGACTAGAATAAGTGTCAAACCAGAGGGACGGTAGTCGTGCTGTGGAGTACATACAACTCATCTGAGTTCtcactttttgtatttaatgtgaTTTGTTATTGCTACCTTTGGAAAACTTCTAAATCCTGCAACAGGGTGCCAATGCCAAGCAATTTACCTTCCTAGTTATTGGTCTGATTCTACTTAAAAAATACTCTCTTCAGATGTAACCTCACTTCTGGTTGTAGTTCTGGATAAGGAATGGATTATGGACTCCCCTCTAGAGAAGAAATAGGGATTAAAAACCACCAGGTGAGATTTATTATTAACTGGCCCCATATTACCACAGAGCTCTCCAAGTGCTACATTTGCATACACAGAAGTATAACAGAGGCCAACAGGGCAGTGGAAGCTGAAGTATCCCAAAGCCTTTTTTGTGGATAGAAGGCTGAATTCATGCGTTTTGGACTGAAGAGGCTGGGAATTGATCCTGAAACCTGCTGAAGTCAACCACAGCTGGAAAGAGACGTCTGATTCCAAAAGGTGAGTAGTACTCATGGAAGCACATCTTCAATACAAGTCCGTTTGGACATTTTGTGTTCCTTCTCCAGCGCCACACTCAGAACAAACGTTACATGGTGAGAAGTCAAGTAACAGGCTGCCATCACAGAATGTGTGTAAGCAATGATTttcattatttgtcattatttcacAAGATTCAGTCATTTTTCATCCTGAAATGGCTGTAGTTCAGCTACAGTATAGCACAGGATCAGTTTTTTAGGCTTCAAATAAGCTGATGTACAGCCtagaacacagaaaaaagaaagaagcttaGGTCAGCTGCTGCTACAGTGACGGAATTATCACATCCTGGCTGGTTTGTGTGTTAGCCGTTAACTTGTAGTGATCTAGTTAATAGCAAAAATGAACGAATAAATCATGTTaagtaacgttttttttaagtgttaagTGCGAGTGAGTGGGAATCATTGGGTTGAACGAGGACGTCAATGAGTGACTTTAATCGAGACAGTCCGGCAGCTGATTGTTGAACAGGAACGAATGAACTCTGGAACTGGGACGTCTGCTTGTCCCTCAAAAAGAATGGCCAGTGACAATGCTGGGACATTGTACTGAGCTTACTGTACATAGCTCACTTACATAGATTCAATGCAAATTGAATAGGTTCTCTTCATTAATGTATATCTATACATTGTGACTGGTAATGCtttgaagaaaatttgtgtggggcgacccgataccggataagcggatgaagatggatggatggatgtctgAATATCTGTCTAAAATGCTGTGTTTTAGCGCCAGTCCCAAGTCCCCTCCCGAAAGAAAAGCCCAGTCTACTGCAATAGGCTGTAAATGGTCAGTGTTTTCGTAAATTCCACATGTGCTTTCTATGAGTTTCTGCACCGTCactgcagccggggaatgactgtaactgCATTGTAGCTCCACTTTCTAtctatatatagtatagctgtgacatcacaaccttAAGGAAGTCCGGACAGTCCATTTAGAGGCACAGTTTTTGATACTTTTACggtatttatatatacatatgctatataatcaaaaatacatggaaatcttactttttacaatatgggattTATAATGCATGACTATTGTGTCCTCCAGAATCAACcagttctcactcccaacttgtGAAATATCGACGCTTGGGCTATGCCTCTTAGCGCACCAGGCAGAGCTGCAGCTCTGCGGCGTTTTAAGGTGATGTAGTGTTAACAGTGGGCTAGAGCTTAGATAGGGCCTAAAAAATCAAACCAGACTCGAGCACACTATAAACGATACCATTTTTCAATGCATGGGCCGTTAAAACTGACTTTCTCAACCACAATTCAGAGTTGTTTGAACTACAGTAATATCttaatgaataatgcaacaagGACGAAGCATATAAACTGCGTTGTTTGTTCAGAATGGGATGGATCACAAATGGAtcagaataaagaaataaaatccaCCTTAGCTCCCTCAGACGAATAGTGTGGGCAGCATTATAATCAAAGCCATGGAACCATAAAGGAGACTCTCTTGTCTCGGTCACCTAATTAATACCTTTGCCCCGGGGTCTGCATGCTGATGCAGCGGCCAACAACAGCGCTACAGATGGGGGACACACAATGTAGCACCTCACACTCAAGTCAGTGCAGGACACAGGTCTACAACCACAGCTAAGGAAAGCTAGAGAGGCATAGCTTTCTCCCCAGCGAATTAGGCTAATAAATGCTTAATAAAGGGTCCGGAAAATTTCAACCCGACCCGGCCAGTGGATCAGGTGGGACCCGGGCAGAGAATCTAAACTAATTAACGGTAGCTGGTGGTATTAAAGCCAGAAACTCCGCATAGGATTTTTTGGATAATTAACATTTCTCtaaaggaaaaatgttttatttcaatttctcAGTTGTATAAATGCATATACAAATAATGGTATGGCAGGATATAGCAGGAGATGTGATACCATCAAGcaggcagagatggcaaaagtactcactttccgtactcaagtagaagtacagatgcTTGTGTTAACGTGTTAATTACTGATTTTACttcttaaataaagtaaaagtaaaagtagaccTTTTAGAATGTCAGTGAAAACTACCTGGACGAGACACATGTTATTGGAGGtcacgctgagaaacttcagtggacatggaaaaaaggctctttatatgccattggatgcattttaaatggatgtctgccaataaaCCTAAAACAGCCCATATATGATtactgtgacagagactggCACTCTAcattaataagattctgaccgagtagcaagatatgaattcagtttggattctgtgagaattctgTGCATGCTCCCATCCAATCAGATTGAATTTGGTAGGCTATTGACGATATAAACACATAATACCGGGAACTCCAGTGAAATCATtcgaaacttgttagtgaggactagattaggactggatttaaagctgattctggtttccaacttggccccaggtgtgtctgttaacacacagacggagacaacgtccctctgttgatgcttttttacaatcaagcaacagtacaaacatgggCGTGGCTCttctgtggctgtgtgtgtgtggggggggtctgtgtgtctgtgcaaagaaataaataacattgtaaaggctaccacacacaatgcatgggaatcatatatgctagcaaataataacaaagaaCCCACCATTAATACATTagtacattatcttaatgcagtgtaactgtagcatgtaaatactGCACCTAAAAATACAAACGTGGGCGAgggcgttcaacaatcgccattctATCCCATCAATCAAAAATCAATAGTAAAGTAAAGATATCTGAAAAAaactacttgagtacagtaacaaagttacttcccatctctgcaagCAGAGCAATAAATCCCAACCAGGTTCATAAGTTGCTAACTGTAATCTGATCATTGCTtgtgggacaggaagtagtCCATGTTTCATTACTGAATCACACGTTCACCTGTAAGCCAGTGAAGAATTCAACCAGCTGGCTGTGATTGTAATACTCAGGGGTTTGCTGTTTAGTCAACATGCAGTTTGGCTTTTAAGCCGCTTTAATCCTCCTTATGCATGTCCATACATATTCCAGTAGTCCATACATATTCTATGAGCCAACAAACCAACAAAGCCCAACACAAGCGTCTTCGCTATTGTAAGACATGCCATTTAagtagcaaatgcacctgcatccatctttgcgcccatgggtaTGCTGGTCTtatagggaggtgtgttcaggtgcattctggtcgtattgctatcttgagacAGCGGGAAGTGATTGAACAAAAACCTGGCCTAAAGTCAACAAATGCATCGTTTCATTGCTATTTTAACAGCGTATCAGTAAAACAggcctaggcttatgcacaacGTGCACgcatgcttgttacacacacacatgcaaaatattacaaataaaaatatgatggtgcaaatccgccatcataatagcaatttGCCATTGTAGAATACGCCTGGATGTTAAAGGGACTGGGGGATGACACGtggattggttgattgcatgttacacccaaaacacaccgaTTAATTAATGAAGAATTTAAGTACAACCCTTACAAGCTGAAACAATTTACActtatttctattatttattgtttgtaatgtttttttaagtacaggcaatgttattttagtttagtttaaccctttaaatttccttttattAAGGTTATGATcatctttttaaacattttcgtCTTCTCCTAATGACTTTGGCACTTGTTCTacgtttgtcaactttttctgaaCCTCTTGAAATTATGGtgggtttttccccaaattttaaagctttttcttagcatttgtcatttttttgacattttttcacatttttgtcactttatttcacatttgatcaccattttgtcacttttattgacatgttACTCTCtttttatacacttttttttaaagatcttttaccaattgtttttttctctccaaatgctataaaattgacataaaacacaaattcaatgaaaatagggaattaattatttatttcacttgtgAGGAACgttccacgttacttttttggaaaatttgtttgaaagaaacccaaatttctgatataggaacattttggaaaggggtcaaatttgacccaaacaCCAGAAGGGTTATGTCTTAAGATTAGTTGGAGTTTTTACTAACACTTCACTGGTTATTTTTGTATGAGTTTCAATTTTAGTTTCCTACAATAACCCTGGTTGTAAATTCTAATggattaatgtattattatgtGTCACTGAAACGTTCATTTTATAACCCCAACCAcgaccttttcctaaacccaactgtcccgttcttgtcatGTGTGTCACGGTAACTGACCTTTTATAAGCCCACCCatgatctttttcctaaacctaaATAAAATAGCCATGTTGTTAGTGCGTCCCATCACAGGTGTTTTGTTAggcatttttcagttttctgctAATATTAACGAGGAAGCACCTTCATGCAATACAAGTCAACGGAGAAGAAAGCACAATCTCACTAAGGCTCCGCCCTATACTGGACTCTATGGGTAACACTGTCCTTCAGTGACACCGCTGTCTGCCATCCTAGTTTTTTAATCTTCAGCAAACAGCGAATTTGCTCACAGAATCTATCCCCCCCCGGGTGATGTGGACATTCTCTCAATGGAGATCCAGGATCTGTTACGGATGCAGGCAGTGTCTGACATCCAGGTCTTTGTGTCCTCTCCACCATGGAGACTGTCATTGGTGCTCAAGGCCTTGGCCTGAGCCTCTAGATTATGAACATGTTTGTTCATACTTCTTGGACATGCCGAGAATGTTCCAGTGCTCCTCGATGACCTAAGGGATGTTGTGTGCAGGGGGTCTTTGCTTGTACTTTGGCCCCTGCAATGTTAGGCAGTGGCTCTAACCAGTTAATTTGCTTACTACCTGGGTGAGCAGGGGCCCCTAACTTCTCTGACCCGGCGGCTTGGCTTTTCAGAAGTATCTGGGCTGAGTACTCGGCCAAGATCAAGTGTTTGGGGGGTATTATATTGCGTCACGTTCAATGAGTCCAATGGAGGGCGGAGTCAGAGTGAGATTAAACAAAGGTTACGATATTTTAACCCTATTTCTATAAGCAAAGGTGGAGCCTTATATGGGGGCCCTGTCGCTACTATGCCGCACGCTGAAAAGGGTGTGGCAGACCGGCGCACCGCTGCCCTTTTACGGCGGTGGCTGCACGTATTTGAGTAGGCACGTCATGATTGGCATTTAGGCAAAGTTCATTGGGCAAATGCATGCTCTGGATTGGAGGAGAGTATCACCCATAGAGTCTGGAGTCCCACTGAAAGGCTGTCAAACTCCGAGCAGCTAGAAAGTCGATACTCGCAGTCACGTCACATTTGTATGGAATCAAAAGGGACAAAGGGAGCCAAACAATAATCAGCTTAACTCTAGCTCAACGTATCACATCTTTATGAAATgagaatgagaaagaaagagagagagtgggagtgaaagaaaaaaaacaatgaatcaatATGGGTTAGTTTCTGTTTGCTCAGCTGCTATTAACACTTGCCTCAGGCCAGAAGGCAATCAGCAGCTGACCTGCAGTCAGTTGGCCTTCCAGCTGGGACAGTTGTCCAAATAATACAACAGTACGTGGACACCCCTGTGCACATACTTTTGGGTAGTTTTGGGCTGTGTTGATTTTCTTAGTATCGTCTCAACCCAGTTGTTCCTATTAAAGTTAAAGCCAGACCTCAACACCAATGCCAGTGTTGGACCTTATTGTGTCTGAAGGGAGATAATCCCTGCAAGGGGTTCAACATCTGGTGGAGAACCTGAATACAGAAGATAGAGGCTGTTCTAGGAGCAATCACATGTTACACTTTCACATATGGCTGCAATGTCGGGTCTCTACATGCACTGGGCCATCCAGTGTATTCTGTTgttgctgtcacacacacacatacacacacacataaacacacggTAACATGAGCATGTGTGCATCCACAGCATATGGAGGCTATTGAATTACACTGAAATATTAACAGTGCCATTGGTGGATAGATaagtgctcacacacacacacacacacacaaacacacagtaataaGTACATATTCATATAAAGACAGAGACGTGAAtatgcagtgtttgtgtttcagatttttccttttttaatctcttaatgtttttgttcttataCCCGGcctattccttttttattttaacctccATTTTGTCCTGTTTTCCCTCTCCTCAGCACTTCCTCCATCCCACTAGTCACCCATCATGTCAGAGCCGTCTCCAGCCTGGTGGAAGCTGACTTTCCTGAGGAGAAAGAAATCCCAGCCCAAGGTTCTGTATGAAATCCCTGCAGAGTTTGTGTCCAACGCCTCCAGCGGTCAGCATGGGTCCAGCCCAGCCACCGGAGCTGCCGCCCACCCAGAGGACATGGAGCATGACTCTCAGCTGGACGCCCGACTGGAGAGGATCGTGGATAAAACAACGGGCAGCAAAGGGCGCCAGGTCAAGGTTTCTCACTCAGGGAGGtttaaggagaagaagaaagcgcGAGGCAGTCTGGCGGAGAACCCACAGATGTTCCCAGGAGGTGACCCTGCAAGAGATGAGAACCAGAGGGCCGGGAAGtgacattacacacattaaacatgaaCAGTGATGCATTGGTAGGGAGAGATTAAAGCGTGGCATTTGAGGCATCTCTCTCCCATTGTTGTCAGCTGATGGAGCCGAAATTTGGGAAAACTCTTCGCTTCGTCTTCAAAATGCCCACCGAGACACTCATCAGAAGAAGTTACATTGAGACATTAACTTGTGGAAAATGTGCCTATATAGTTTATATTTCTATAGAGAAGATGAGGTTTTCCCATACACTTTACTACAAAAGAACATCCAATGGCCACTAGAGGCACGGGTGTCATCTGCTGCATTATCTGCTTGATAATAGAACTATGGTGATTACAGGAATTAAACTTCAACCTTTCCAACCCTCACCTATTCTACTGAATTGTTGAGATGTACGGGGATCAAACCTGTGACCTTTCTGTTACTGGATGGATTATCTAACTAGTAGATCATGCCAGCTGGGACTGGACC includes these proteins:
- the prr15la gene encoding proline-rich protein 15-like protein A; protein product: MSEPSPAWWKLTFLRRKKSQPKVLYEIPAEFVSNASSGQHGSSPATGAAAHPEDMEHDSQLDARLERIVDKTTGSKGRQVKVSHSGRFKEKKKARGSLAENPQMFPGGDPARDENQRAGK